In Desulfurobacterium atlanticum, one DNA window encodes the following:
- a CDS encoding type 4a pilus biogenesis protein PilO: protein MAFEGLIDDLKERWAEIPKWQKWIGYLILLFVVAFVYKMNVIDPINQKIAILSNQVNRKKARVAKLKLVEKRRDILKKEISKLEEEISKLEAKLPTGKEDVSNIIKSVAQDTGTIRIDLIQRGREETKKYYTKIGYSVVMSTRYPNFIKWCEHIVSAKRVLTIGDLSMVALDPVKKKVEERTDDKTVKKEVYLYPYTVQVNMQINAYMLKR, encoded by the coding sequence ATGGCTTTTGAAGGATTGATTGATGACTTAAAAGAAAGATGGGCTGAGATTCCAAAATGGCAAAAATGGATAGGATATTTAATTCTACTTTTTGTAGTTGCGTTTGTTTATAAAATGAACGTTATAGATCCAATCAATCAAAAGATAGCTATACTTTCCAATCAGGTAAATCGGAAAAAGGCAAGAGTTGCAAAATTAAAACTGGTTGAGAAAAGGCGGGATATTCTTAAAAAGGAGATATCAAAGCTTGAAGAAGAAATTTCGAAATTGGAAGCGAAATTGCCAACAGGTAAAGAGGATGTAAGCAATATTATAAAATCGGTTGCTCAAGATACAGGAACTATTCGTATAGATCTTATCCAAAGAGGCAGAGAAGAGACTAAAAAATACTATACTAAAATCGGATACAGTGTAGTTATGAGCACTCGTTATCCAAATTTTATTAAGTGGTGTGAGCATATTGTTTCAGCGAAAAGGGTGCTTACCATTGGAGATTTAAGCATGGTTGCTCTTGACCCTGTGAAGAAAAAGGTTGAAGAGAGAACAGATGATAAAACTGTTAAGAAAGAAGTTTATCTGTATCCTTATACAGTCCAGGTAAATATGCAGATTAATGCATATATGTTAAAGAGGTAA
- the pilQ gene encoding type IV pilus secretin PilQ, whose protein sequence is MRKLINTLTILTVLASPSFAAKITDINLLNINGKLRLVLKTDGNCQVKEKKNEGSYNFFLEGCIADKRKVYGYRDDLIKIIDIVPLENGTEVKIVPVNKINVSYTVFPKATTFVIASPTFAMFKTYETHDSFIIDTGTNVPFKFKKSGRQIVFSSDTAVLKESEKLLNSRFVDKIKTYSTGKKSYIVVLLKKDFPVQVLNRGSKYEIKFLSPSQKKVADGVQGKIINENIETKKIKLDFTNADVRTVVRAIADIVGLNVVFDPEVKGTVFIRFLTPVSWEEALKAVVEPLGFTYIKKKDYIRIASKQKILEELATEPIHTYIVPLNYAYAQEVAKIIEKYLNAEEKKGKKLNTRELVEVDERTNSLILKVTKSHYEKIMEIIKHTDKMTRQVSIEAKIVLVDTSLEKQLGVNWSLAAWGSGSNLYKAGSFQANDAVTIPGVATGSIGNAATMPSQPYTLAVGILKKDQSLRAELAIKASELTGNGKLVSQPKVVTLDNKEATIEQGMEIPYKVIDENGNISTEFKKASLILKVKPHVTNDNKIMLDLEIKKDKPNYDYVAITGNTEPAIDTRNVKTQIMVNNGDTLVIGGIYEQEKSKSKAGVPLLSKIPLLGWLFKNEVVKNSNSQLLIFITPKVISSEGSGGEG, encoded by the coding sequence ATGAGGAAATTGATAAATACATTAACCATTTTAACAGTTCTGGCATCTCCTTCTTTTGCTGCGAAGATTACCGATATTAACCTTTTAAACATAAATGGCAAGCTCAGATTGGTTCTTAAAACTGATGGTAATTGTCAGGTTAAAGAGAAAAAAAACGAAGGTTCTTATAACTTTTTTCTTGAAGGTTGTATTGCTGATAAGAGAAAAGTTTATGGTTATAGAGATGATCTGATAAAGATAATAGATATTGTTCCTTTAGAAAATGGTACTGAAGTGAAGATAGTTCCGGTTAATAAAATTAATGTTTCATATACTGTTTTTCCAAAAGCTACAACTTTTGTTATTGCTTCACCTACGTTTGCAATGTTTAAAACTTATGAAACACACGATAGTTTTATTATTGATACCGGTACAAATGTTCCCTTCAAGTTTAAAAAAAGTGGGAGGCAGATTGTATTCTCTTCTGATACTGCAGTTCTTAAAGAAAGTGAGAAATTGTTAAATTCCCGTTTTGTTGATAAGATAAAAACCTATTCAACAGGAAAGAAATCTTACATTGTTGTTCTCCTTAAAAAAGATTTTCCTGTTCAAGTGCTTAATAGAGGAAGTAAATATGAGATTAAATTTTTATCACCATCTCAGAAAAAAGTTGCAGATGGGGTTCAAGGAAAAATAATTAATGAAAATATAGAAACCAAGAAAATAAAGCTTGATTTTACCAATGCGGATGTAAGGACAGTTGTAAGGGCTATAGCAGATATTGTTGGTTTAAATGTTGTTTTTGACCCTGAAGTGAAAGGAACAGTTTTTATAAGATTTCTTACTCCAGTTAGCTGGGAAGAAGCTTTGAAAGCAGTGGTTGAGCCTCTTGGTTTCACTTACATAAAGAAAAAAGACTATATACGTATAGCTTCAAAACAGAAAATTCTTGAAGAATTGGCTACAGAACCGATTCATACATATATTGTTCCCCTTAACTATGCTTATGCACAAGAGGTGGCAAAAATTATAGAAAAATACCTTAATGCTGAGGAGAAGAAAGGAAAAAAATTGAATACAAGAGAACTTGTGGAAGTGGATGAAAGGACAAACAGTCTTATTCTGAAAGTTACTAAATCTCACTATGAAAAAATTATGGAGATAATAAAGCATACTGATAAAATGACCAGACAGGTTTCTATAGAGGCAAAAATAGTGCTTGTAGATACAAGTTTAGAAAAACAGCTTGGTGTAAACTGGAGTCTTGCAGCCTGGGGTTCAGGTTCAAATCTTTATAAGGCGGGAAGTTTTCAGGCTAATGATGCTGTTACGATTCCTGGAGTTGCTACAGGTTCTATTGGCAATGCTGCCACAATGCCGTCCCAACCCTACACTCTTGCTGTTGGAATTTTGAAGAAGGATCAAAGTTTAAGGGCTGAGCTTGCTATTAAAGCATCTGAGCTAACAGGTAATGGTAAGCTTGTGTCTCAACCAAAAGTTGTGACTCTTGACAATAAAGAAGCTACTATAGAGCAGGGTATGGAGATTCCATATAAAGTGATAGATGAAAATGGAAACATTTCTACTGAATTTAAAAAGGCTTCTCTTATTCTAAAGGTTAAACCTCATGTTACAAATGATAATAAAATAATGCTTGACCTTGAAATTAAGAAAGATAAGCCAAATTATGATTATGTTGCCATAACAGGAAATACTGAACCGGCCATTGATACAAGAAATGTTAAGACTCAGATTATGGTTAACAATGGAGATACCCTTGTAATAGGTGGTATTTATGAGCAGGAAAAGTCAAAAAGTAAAGCTGGAGTTCCGTTACTTTCTAAAATACCCCTTCTTGGCTGGTTGTTTAAAAATGAAGTTGTGAAGAACAGTAACTCTCAGCTTCTTATATTTATCACACCTAAAGTTATTTCATCTGAAGGAAGTGGAGGCGAGGGATGA
- a CDS encoding PilN domain-containing protein, producing the protein MLRFNFLEREETFIEKLLKPDIILAVLLLFITFGGLFWYTGQLKSKERFLKQEIIRLDRELARLKKIQAEEKKLIKVRETLKEKLNVISKLDKERQVPSFIYFFADRKNIPYGVWLENLKQDGKKIYIAGNAYNLKLVSQFLKNVEEKIGEVKFKKTSYEEYKSKETGATYKYYHFSFTVEMK; encoded by the coding sequence ATGCTAAGATTTAACTTTTTAGAAAGAGAAGAAACATTTATAGAAAAGCTGCTTAAACCTGACATAATTTTAGCTGTTTTGCTTCTTTTTATCACCTTTGGAGGTTTGTTCTGGTATACAGGACAGTTGAAAAGTAAAGAGAGATTTCTAAAACAGGAGATAATCCGTCTTGATAGAGAACTTGCAAGATTAAAGAAAATTCAAGCAGAAGAGAAAAAATTGATAAAAGTGAGGGAGACTCTGAAGGAAAAGCTTAATGTGATTTCTAAGCTTGATAAAGAGAGACAGGTTCCGTCTTTTATATACTTTTTTGCAGATAGGAAAAACATTCCGTATGGGGTGTGGTTGGAAAATTTAAAACAGGATGGAAAAAAGATTTATATAGCGGGGAATGCTTACAATTTGAAGCTTGTATCTCAATTCCTTAAAAATGTTGAAGAGAAGATAGGAGAGGTGAAATTTAAAAAGACCTCTTATGAGGAGTATAAATCAAAAGAGACGGGAGCAACCTATAAATATTATCACTTTTCCTTTACTGTGGAGATGAAATAA